Proteins from a single region of Phycisphaeraceae bacterium D3-23:
- a CDS encoding methyltransferase domain-containing protein, with protein sequence MAKPLLVNLGCGDRFHRDWLNLDLTSCAPEVTACDLRHGIPLGDNTADACYSSHILEHLRPCDGHAFIAEQCRVLKPGGVIRVAIPDLETICRNYIQHLDRLLAGDAQAEADYDWTMLELYDQTTRDKPGGEMARRLLAGEVSNRDYAVSRQGPMIEAFFEQAAGNVQADEPRPLLSRLRPGKLLAKLRRAGSRFDVRMIAGREALEAYDAGLFRATGEVHHAMYDQFSLARLLQAAGFESPRVMAADASAIPDFVEFQLDTNSDGRVVKPDSLFMEARKPRASV encoded by the coding sequence ATGGCAAAACCCCTCCTCGTCAACCTCGGCTGCGGCGACCGGTTCCACCGCGACTGGCTCAACCTCGACCTGACATCGTGCGCTCCCGAGGTCACGGCGTGTGACCTGCGACACGGCATCCCGCTCGGCGACAACACCGCCGACGCCTGCTATAGCTCGCACATCCTCGAACACCTCCGCCCATGTGACGGCCATGCGTTCATCGCCGAGCAGTGCCGTGTGCTCAAGCCCGGTGGCGTCATCCGCGTCGCCATCCCCGACCTCGAAACGATCTGCCGCAACTACATCCAACACCTCGACCGCCTGCTCGCCGGCGACGCGCAGGCCGAAGCCGACTACGACTGGACGATGCTCGAACTCTACGACCAGACCACCCGTGACAAGCCCGGCGGCGAGATGGCGCGTCGACTCCTGGCGGGCGAGGTGTCCAACCGCGACTACGCCGTGAGTCGGCAGGGCCCGATGATCGAGGCGTTCTTCGAGCAGGCCGCGGGCAACGTGCAAGCGGACGAGCCCCGGCCACTATTGTCACGGCTCAGGCCCGGCAAGCTGCTCGCGAAGCTCCGCCGGGCGGGCTCACGGTTTGATGTGCGCATGATTGCCGGGCGCGAGGCGCTGGAAGCGTATGACGCGGGGCTCTTCCGCGCCACGGGCGAGGTCCACCACGCGATGTACGACCAATTCTCGCTGGCGCGCCTGCTCCAGGCCGCCGGCTTCGAATCACCCCGTGTCATGGCCGCCGACGCCAGCGCGATCCCGGACTTCGTCGAGTTTCAACTCGACACCAACTCCGACGGCAGGGTCGTCAAGCCCGACTCGCTGTTTATGGAAGCCCGAAAGCCCCGCGCGTCGGTCTAG
- the asnB gene encoding asparagine synthase (glutamine-hydrolyzing) has product MCGIYGGHLDRLAPDAGERLRHRGPDQQGMVDVTDPHGRAMRLGQTRLSIVDRHDVPVPLTIDGATLLYNGEVYNWRDLRAELEALGRVFATQTDTEVVLAAYLEWGPSCLDRFNGMFAFAVHRGDTLFLARDRMGKKPLFYTHDGDGRFAFASEVKALAKLAGARSVLHHQLEFYFDAVTPWQADGQAVLSALPGQSLTVDLRSGELTKHTWWRLPAFDESLDDEREALSQFLDVFSSACELRKLADVPVTTFLSGGIDSSLIQAVVRSEKTYTVHFEEYADTIDERPYVREMAERFGFDASVIVPTREDLLAHLDTIARSIEMPVGSFSLLPLFMLSRAARADGFEVGLSGEGADELFNGYHRTGVLLREQARIGQEADGAYGPLVRRYFGSGLERYARMASRDGLQAAVALVELLRPRWREGASLSENICRVESGVFLQPLLAMADRMSMANGLEMRNPFLDHRVVDLATKLHPSLKYRDGQGKWLLRRALREIVGDDLGVVQRKEKHGLPAPVNRWVFGEPGVDRKRWNALISQRAGLLLDHSEDAAPTAPLSAPDSV; this is encoded by the coding sequence ATGTGCGGTATCTACGGCGGACATCTCGACCGGCTCGCGCCCGACGCGGGCGAACGCCTGCGCCACCGCGGGCCCGACCAGCAGGGGATGGTCGATGTCACCGACCCACACGGCCGAGCCATGCGGCTGGGGCAGACCCGGCTGAGCATCGTCGATCGCCACGATGTCCCGGTACCACTCACGATCGACGGCGCGACGCTCCTGTACAACGGCGAGGTGTACAACTGGCGCGACCTGCGCGCCGAGCTTGAGGCGCTGGGCCGGGTGTTCGCGACGCAGACCGATACCGAGGTCGTCCTCGCGGCGTACCTCGAATGGGGACCGAGCTGCCTGGACAGGTTCAACGGCATGTTCGCCTTCGCGGTGCACCGGGGCGACACGCTCTTCCTTGCGCGCGACCGCATGGGCAAAAAGCCGTTGTTCTACACACATGATGGCGACGGACGATTCGCGTTCGCGTCGGAGGTCAAGGCGCTGGCGAAGCTGGCGGGTGCCCGGAGCGTGCTGCACCATCAGTTGGAGTTTTACTTCGACGCGGTGACACCGTGGCAGGCGGATGGGCAGGCGGTGCTCAGCGCCCTGCCGGGCCAGTCGCTCACGGTGGATCTCAGGTCCGGCGAACTGACGAAGCACACGTGGTGGCGCCTGCCCGCGTTTGATGAATCACTCGACGACGAGCGCGAGGCATTGTCGCAATTCCTCGATGTGTTTTCGAGCGCATGCGAGCTGCGCAAGCTTGCGGACGTGCCGGTGACGACGTTTCTGTCGGGCGGGATTGATTCGTCGCTGATCCAGGCGGTGGTGCGGAGCGAGAAGACGTACACCGTGCATTTCGAGGAGTACGCCGACACGATCGACGAGCGACCATACGTTCGGGAGATGGCGGAGCGGTTCGGGTTTGACGCGTCGGTGATCGTGCCGACGCGAGAGGACCTTTTGGCCCACCTCGATACGATCGCGCGGTCGATCGAGATGCCGGTGGGGAGCTTCAGCCTGCTGCCGCTGTTCATGCTGTCGCGCGCGGCGCGGGCGGACGGGTTCGAGGTCGGGCTGTCGGGCGAGGGCGCGGACGAGCTATTCAACGGCTACCACCGGACGGGCGTGCTGCTGCGGGAGCAGGCGCGGATCGGGCAAGAGGCGGACGGGGCGTATGGGCCTTTGGTACGGCGGTATTTCGGCTCGGGGCTTGAGCGTTATGCCAGGATGGCGTCGCGCGACGGGCTGCAGGCCGCGGTTGCGCTGGTCGAATTGCTTCGCCCGCGCTGGCGCGAGGGGGCGTCGCTCTCCGAGAACATCTGCCGGGTCGAGTCGGGCGTCTTCCTCCAGCCGCTGCTCGCGATGGCAGACCGCATGAGCATGGCCAACGGATTAGAGATGCGCAACCCGTTCCTCGACCACCGCGTCGTCGACCTCGCGACGAAACTGCACCCGTCGCTGAAGTACCGCGATGGCCAGGGCAAGTGGCTGCTGCGCCGCGCGTTACGGGAGATCGTCGGAGACGACCTCGGCGTCGTACAACGCAAGGAGAAGCACGGGCTTCCCGCGCCGGTCAACCGCTGGGTCTTCGGCGAGCCCGGCGTCGACCGCAAGCGATGGAATGCGCTGATCTCGCAACGCGCGGGGCTGTTGCTCGATCATAGCGAAGACGCCGCGCCAACCGCCCCGCTGTCTGCGCCCGACTCGGTCTAG
- a CDS encoding ABC transporter ATP-binding protein, with amino-acid sequence MRYLFAEVLFRHKRLLLALCAVAAVLPIAELLSVGMVLPVLTSLLEEGSSTQLPGVLAQWQALFDGMGLERKLWVLAFGILTLAAVGFLGRLVFALVITRLHLLVNMHIKRAVLDKLFSMDLSAVHRYRIADLQTYLGPHSNNAGEMFASVVRPLPAAFGVVFLGTVSLLVSPVGTAMAAGLFVVVYFLLRGLHRAQARTGREQKEQVKQVNFEALDTLSGFRAIAAFSREHVFRGRLWEAFLELNNVLRRRYVLLNMTPGLIATLANAGLALILMGFLLVYGPERSTVLLFVTFFVIVARMLSYAQQLIAIRSQIAVTYPTTLEIVEFLQRAEDHRVPDGPVDAVPFAERIALEDVGFAYGEDESFGLRGVSFAIQRGERVGIVGPSGSGKSTLVDLLLKFHVPTAGRVTIDGVSSSDAANPAWRSLFGVVPQEAFLFSASVAENIRFGDDALTDAQVASAADAALVGAFLDDLPDGLNTHVGDRGVRLSGGQRQRVAIARALANRRQVLIFDEATSALDSVSERQVQQAIDALPGELTVLIVAHRLSTIANCDRVLVMDQGTIVEQGTMRDVDAMGGVFHALSREQGIDWQA; translated from the coding sequence ATGCGTTACCTGTTCGCCGAGGTCCTGTTCAGGCATAAGCGGCTGCTGCTTGCGCTGTGTGCCGTGGCGGCGGTCTTACCGATCGCGGAGCTGTTGTCGGTGGGGATGGTGCTGCCGGTGCTGACGTCGCTGCTGGAAGAGGGTTCATCCACGCAGCTACCCGGGGTGCTCGCGCAGTGGCAGGCGCTGTTCGATGGGATGGGGCTGGAGCGCAAGCTGTGGGTGCTGGCCTTTGGCATCCTGACCCTCGCGGCGGTCGGGTTCCTGGGCCGGCTCGTCTTCGCGCTCGTGATCACTCGGCTGCACCTGCTGGTCAATATGCACATCAAGCGGGCGGTGCTCGACAAGCTGTTCTCGATGGACCTCTCGGCCGTGCACCGCTACCGCATCGCGGACCTGCAGACGTACCTCGGCCCGCACAGCAACAACGCCGGGGAGATGTTCGCGAGCGTCGTTCGGCCGCTGCCCGCGGCGTTCGGCGTCGTCTTCCTGGGCACGGTGTCGCTGCTCGTCTCCCCGGTGGGCACGGCCATGGCGGCGGGGCTGTTCGTCGTCGTCTACTTCCTGCTGCGCGGGCTCCACCGCGCGCAGGCACGCACCGGGCGCGAGCAGAAGGAGCAGGTCAAGCAAGTCAACTTCGAGGCGCTCGACACGCTCAGCGGCTTCCGCGCGATCGCCGCGTTCTCGCGCGAGCATGTCTTCCGTGGCCGGCTGTGGGAAGCGTTCCTGGAACTCAACAACGTGCTCCGCCGACGCTACGTGCTGCTCAACATGACGCCCGGCCTGATCGCGACCCTCGCCAACGCCGGGCTCGCGCTGATCCTGATGGGCTTCCTCCTGGTGTACGGGCCCGAGCGATCGACCGTGCTGCTGTTTGTCACGTTCTTCGTCATCGTCGCGCGGATGCTCAGCTACGCGCAGCAGCTTATCGCCATCCGCTCGCAGATCGCGGTGACCTACCCGACGACGCTGGAGATCGTCGAGTTCCTGCAGCGCGCGGAGGACCACCGCGTGCCCGATGGGCCGGTGGACGCCGTGCCGTTTGCCGAGCGCATCGCGCTGGAGGATGTCGGCTTTGCCTACGGCGAAGACGAGTCGTTCGGGCTCAGGGGCGTGTCTTTCGCAATCCAACGCGGCGAGCGCGTCGGCATCGTCGGCCCCAGCGGGTCGGGGAAGTCGACGCTTGTGGACCTGCTGCTGAAATTCCACGTCCCGACGGCCGGGCGGGTCACGATCGACGGCGTGTCGAGCAGCGACGCGGCCAACCCCGCTTGGCGGTCGCTCTTCGGCGTCGTCCCGCAGGAGGCGTTCCTGTTCAGCGCCTCGGTCGCGGAGAACATCCGCTTCGGCGACGATGCGCTCACCGACGCGCAGGTCGCATCCGCGGCCGATGCGGCGCTGGTCGGCGCGTTCCTCGACGACCTGCCCGACGGGCTGAACACCCACGTCGGCGACCGCGGCGTGCGCCTGTCCGGCGGGCAACGCCAACGCGTCGCCATCGCCCGCGCACTGGCGAACCGCCGACAGGTCCTGATCTTCGACGAGGCCACCAGCGCGCTCGACAGCGTCTCCGAGCGCCAGGTCCAGCAGGCCATCGACGCGCTGCCCGGCGAACTCACCGTCCTCATCGTCGCGCACCGGCTATCGACCATCGCCAACTGCGACCGCGTGCTCGTCATGGACCAGGGCACGATCGTCGAGCAGGGCACGATGCGCGACGTCGACGCCATGGGGGGCGTGTTCCACGCCCTCTCCCGCGAGCAGGGGATCGACTGGCAGGCGTGA
- the asnB gene encoding asparagine synthase (glutamine-hydrolyzing) → MCGIVGVVDLERRGRVERGLLERMRDTMTHRGPDGAGAWLSDDRNLGLGHRRLAIIDPDPAAAQPMVSDDGRTALVFNGEIYNHVELRRELEQQGVGPWRTDHSDTEVLLHGLRCWGLGLLDKLHGMFAFAWLDTQTRELVLVRDRIGIKPVYFTQHDGTFAFASEIKALLADPAQPRGIDERALYDYLSFLVPPAPSTLFKGISKLPGGCMLRVSAEGNVTQTRWYDVWDQVTPRAGINEEDAAELVLDSLKTSVASRKVSDVPVGVFLSGGVDSSTNAALFSAGETSPVKTFSIGYDDEYGTYKSELHHAERMANEIGADHHALKLSVEDLLGFVDRMVWLQDEPIADPVCVPVHFVSKLARNHGVVVAQVGEGADELFCGYPHWQRALKLQALSDRRFAGPLKWAGLSGLRARWGAGGKHYTEWLRRGAAGEPVFWSGAECFTESAKRGLLSQGMRDQFAGYSSWEALAPHYEHFRTKAWEPSPLHWMTHSDLHLRLPELLLMRVDKMAMGVSLEGRVPFLDHRFVELALSLPSAVKLGDGKTSKRILKRAVRGVIPDELIDRPKQGFGVPVYEWCFDRLGDEVRTKVDRFADATGLLDRDAVRGLLGRGAGQPAWTLYNLALWWETFLE, encoded by the coding sequence ATGTGCGGCATCGTGGGTGTGGTCGATCTGGAGCGGCGTGGCCGAGTCGAGCGTGGGCTGCTCGAACGCATGCGCGACACGATGACGCATCGCGGGCCAGACGGGGCGGGCGCCTGGCTCAGTGACGACCGCAACCTCGGGCTGGGCCACCGCCGGCTGGCGATCATCGACCCCGACCCCGCCGCCGCGCAGCCGATGGTGAGCGACGACGGACGCACCGCCCTGGTGTTCAACGGCGAAATCTACAACCACGTGGAGCTGCGACGCGAGCTGGAGCAACAGGGCGTCGGCCCGTGGCGCACCGACCACTCCGACACCGAGGTGCTGCTGCACGGCCTGCGCTGCTGGGGGCTCGGCCTGCTCGACAAGCTCCACGGCATGTTCGCCTTCGCGTGGTTGGATACACAGACGCGCGAGCTGGTGCTGGTCCGCGACCGCATCGGCATCAAGCCGGTCTACTTCACGCAGCACGACGGCACATTCGCGTTCGCCAGCGAGATCAAGGCCCTGCTCGCCGACCCCGCCCAGCCCCGCGGGATCGACGAACGCGCCCTCTACGACTACCTGAGCTTCCTCGTCCCGCCCGCCCCGTCGACCTTGTTCAAGGGCATCTCGAAGCTCCCCGGCGGGTGCATGCTGCGTGTCAGTGCCGAGGGGAACGTGACACAGACGCGCTGGTACGACGTGTGGGACCAAGTCACGCCGCGCGCGGGGATCAACGAGGAAGACGCGGCCGAGTTGGTGCTGGATTCGCTCAAGACCTCCGTTGCGTCGCGCAAGGTCAGCGATGTGCCCGTCGGTGTTTTTCTGTCGGGCGGGGTCGATTCGAGCACGAACGCGGCGCTGTTCAGCGCGGGTGAGACGTCTCCGGTCAAGACGTTCAGCATCGGCTACGACGACGAGTATGGCACGTACAAGAGCGAATTGCACCACGCCGAGCGCATGGCCAACGAGATCGGCGCGGACCACCACGCCTTGAAGCTTTCGGTCGAGGACCTGCTGGGGTTTGTCGACCGGATGGTGTGGCTGCAGGACGAGCCGATCGCGGACCCTGTGTGTGTGCCGGTACATTTCGTGAGCAAGCTCGCTCGGAACCATGGCGTCGTCGTCGCGCAGGTCGGGGAGGGTGCAGACGAGCTGTTCTGTGGCTACCCGCATTGGCAGCGGGCGTTGAAGCTGCAAGCACTGAGTGACCGGCGGTTCGCCGGCCCGCTGAAGTGGGCCGGCCTTTCGGGGCTGCGCGCGCGGTGGGGCGCGGGGGGGAAGCACTACACGGAGTGGCTTCGCCGCGGGGCGGCGGGTGAGCCGGTGTTCTGGTCGGGCGCGGAGTGTTTTACGGAGTCCGCCAAGCGCGGCCTGCTGTCGCAGGGTATGCGTGACCAGTTCGCGGGCTACTCCTCGTGGGAAGCGCTCGCGCCGCACTACGAACACTTCCGCACCAAGGCGTGGGAGCCCAGCCCGCTGCACTGGATGACGCACAGCGACCTGCACCTGCGGCTGCCCGAGCTGCTGCTGATGCGCGTCGACAAGATGGCGATGGGCGTATCGCTCGAGGGGCGGGTGCCGTTCCTGGACCATCGGTTTGTCGAGCTCGCGCTGTCGCTGCCCTCGGCGGTCAAGCTCGGGGACGGCAAGACCTCGAAGCGTATCCTCAAACGTGCGGTGCGCGGCGTGATCCCGGATGAGCTGATCGACCGGCCTAAGCAGGGCTTCGGCGTGCCGGTGTACGAGTGGTGCTTTGATCGGCTGGGCGACGAGGTGCGCACGAAAGTCGACCGCTTCGCCGACGCGACGGGGCTGCTGGATCGTGACGCCGTGCGCGGATTGCTCGGGCGCGGCGCGGGCCAGCCCGCCTGGACGCTGTACAACCTCGCGCTGTGGTGGGAAACGTTTTTGGAGTAG
- a CDS encoding bi-domain-containing oxidoreductase, with translation MKQVLIQQGDAVVRDVPAPVVEPGRVLVRAVRSCISIGTEMAGVRASGTPLWKKALEKPEQVKRVVAMAMDQGIAQTRQMVKNKLEAGQPTGYSASGVVIGLGEGIDDLRVGDRVACAGAQCAHHAEVISVPRNLTVPVPQGVDDDAACTVTLGAIALQGVRRAEPTLGETFVVLGLGLIGQLTAQLLKAHGCTVLGSDPDATRCEQALDLGMHAAIDTEDDAVQQAHRLAGGNGADGVIITAAHASSDIVSTAFRMCRRKGRVVLVGDVGLDLNREDIYLKELDFRVSTSYGPGRYDTSYEEDGHDYPVGYVRWTENRNMAAYLAQLAAGAVQAAPLIAQTYTLDEAPAAYKRLNAEDTGDGADAKPLAVLLAYDEADDTGAAASTVVANPKAKSAGEGKVRIAVVGAGAFARGVHLPNLAKLGRAFHLQAIVSRSGHNASETARQFAASRSSTDYEAVLAADDVDAVLICTRHDRHAAMALAALEAGKHVLVEKPTALTREEMDTLLAFYSDDVDNKPILMTGYNRRFSPCMQRALEYTVGRNAPLVINYRMNAGHLPSDHWTHGPEGGGRNLGEACHLYDLFVALTGARPAEVSAHTIRPTSEHDRADDNFVATVTFDDGSLATLTYTALGSSAFPKETCDVFCDGQVISLNDYKSLTTTDRAKQGVQHRTVQKGHEEELAAFAHAVWEGGDWPITLREQHDVMDIAFRVQDQITGRG, from the coding sequence ATGAAACAGGTCCTCATCCAACAAGGCGACGCGGTCGTCCGCGACGTGCCGGCCCCAGTCGTTGAGCCGGGCCGTGTGTTGGTGCGCGCGGTGCGGTCGTGCATCTCGATCGGGACGGAGATGGCGGGCGTCCGCGCGTCGGGCACACCGCTGTGGAAGAAGGCGCTCGAAAAACCCGAGCAGGTCAAGCGTGTCGTCGCGATGGCGATGGACCAGGGCATCGCGCAGACCCGCCAGATGGTGAAGAACAAGCTCGAGGCCGGGCAGCCCACGGGGTATTCCGCCAGCGGCGTCGTGATCGGCCTCGGCGAAGGCATCGACGACCTGCGTGTCGGCGACCGCGTCGCATGTGCCGGGGCGCAGTGCGCGCACCACGCCGAGGTGATCTCCGTGCCGCGCAACCTTACGGTGCCCGTGCCGCAAGGCGTGGACGACGACGCGGCGTGTACGGTCACGCTCGGCGCGATCGCGTTGCAGGGTGTCCGCCGAGCCGAGCCGACACTGGGCGAGACGTTCGTCGTGCTCGGGCTCGGGCTCATCGGCCAGCTTACGGCGCAGCTCCTCAAGGCCCACGGCTGCACGGTCCTCGGCAGCGACCCCGACGCGACACGCTGCGAGCAGGCCCTCGACTTAGGCATGCATGCCGCGATCGACACCGAGGACGACGCGGTCCAGCAGGCCCACCGCCTGGCCGGCGGCAACGGCGCAGACGGCGTCATCATCACCGCCGCACACGCGAGCAGCGACATCGTCTCGACCGCCTTCAGGATGTGCAGACGCAAGGGCCGCGTCGTCCTCGTCGGCGACGTCGGGCTCGACCTCAACCGCGAGGACATCTACCTCAAAGAACTCGACTTCCGCGTCTCCACGTCCTACGGCCCGGGCCGATACGACACGAGCTACGAAGAGGACGGCCACGACTACCCCGTCGGCTACGTCCGCTGGACCGAGAACCGCAATATGGCCGCGTATCTCGCCCAACTCGCGGCGGGCGCGGTGCAGGCCGCGCCTTTGATCGCGCAGACCTACACGCTTGATGAAGCACCCGCCGCATACAAACGGTTGAACGCGGAGGACACGGGCGATGGTGCCGACGCGAAGCCGCTGGCGGTGCTGCTCGCCTACGACGAAGCGGATGACACCGGCGCCGCGGCATCGACAGTCGTCGCGAACCCCAAGGCCAAATCAGCCGGTGAAGGCAAGGTCAGGATCGCGGTCGTCGGGGCGGGCGCTTTTGCGCGGGGTGTGCACCTGCCCAACCTCGCGAAGCTCGGCAGAGCGTTCCACCTGCAGGCCATCGTGAGCCGATCGGGCCACAACGCCAGCGAGACCGCACGCCAGTTCGCGGCGTCGCGCTCGTCGACCGACTACGAAGCGGTGTTGGCGGCGGACGATGTCGATGCCGTGCTCATCTGCACAAGGCACGACCGGCACGCCGCGATGGCACTCGCGGCGCTCGAAGCGGGCAAGCACGTGCTCGTTGAGAAACCCACAGCCCTGACGCGCGAAGAGATGGATACGCTGCTTGCGTTTTACAGTGACGATGTTGACAACAAACCCATCCTGATGACCGGCTACAACCGCCGGTTCTCGCCGTGTATGCAACGCGCGTTGGAGTACACCGTCGGGCGCAACGCGCCGCTCGTTATCAACTACCGTATGAACGCAGGCCACCTCCCCAGCGACCACTGGACCCACGGCCCCGAGGGCGGCGGGCGAAACCTCGGCGAGGCCTGCCACCTCTACGACCTCTTCGTCGCGCTCACCGGCGCACGCCCCGCCGAGGTCTCGGCACACACGATCCGACCGACCTCCGAGCACGACCGCGCGGACGACAACTTCGTCGCGACGGTCACCTTCGACGACGGCTCGCTCGCCACGCTGACCTACACCGCGCTGGGCAGTAGCGCCTTCCCCAAAGAAACGTGCGACGTCTTCTGCGACGGCCAGGTAATCTCACTCAACGACTACAAGTCGCTGACCACGACCGATCGCGCGAAACAAGGCGTGCAGCACCGTACGGTCCAGAAAGGCCACGAAGAAGAGCTCGCCGCGTTCGCGCACGCGGTCTGGGAGGGCGGCGACTGGCCGATCACGCTGCGGGAGCAGCATGATGTGATGGACATCGCGTTTCGGGTGCAGGACCAGATCACGGGGCGCGGCTGA
- a CDS encoding DegT/DnrJ/EryC1/StrS family aminotransferase, whose protein sequence is MNAAANTKPAPPTLDVPLLDLKPQYAPLKKEVMAVFEAILDSQVMVNGPAVAQFEEEAAAYCGSQFAVGCSSGTDALILALMAMDLKPGDEVITTPFTFFATAGSIQRRGLKPVFVDIDPETFNLDTEQVQDIITEKTRAIMPVHLFGQMADMDDVLDLAEKHELSVIEDAAQAIGARQHDAHAGSLGHCGCFSFFPSKNLGGAGDAGLVTTNDETVAKRLRMLRNHGAHGGYYHDEVGGNFRIDTLQAAYLSVKLKHLDAWHEGRRENAAFYDEQLADVKQVKTPVIAEGNQSIYNQYVIRAENRDELQQYLGQAGVGSAVYYPLCLHMQKCFEEFGYSRGDFPHAEHACSEVLALPIFPELSDEQQSHVAETIKRFYQ, encoded by the coding sequence GTGAACGCTGCCGCCAATACCAAGCCCGCGCCCCCGACGCTCGACGTCCCGCTGCTCGACCTCAAGCCGCAGTACGCGCCGCTGAAAAAGGAAGTCATGGCCGTGTTCGAGGCCATCCTCGACAGCCAGGTCATGGTCAATGGCCCGGCGGTGGCGCAGTTCGAGGAGGAGGCCGCCGCGTACTGCGGCAGCCAGTTCGCCGTGGGCTGCTCCAGCGGGACCGACGCGCTGATCCTCGCGCTGATGGCGATGGACCTCAAGCCCGGCGACGAAGTGATCACGACGCCCTTCACCTTCTTCGCGACGGCGGGCTCGATCCAGCGCCGCGGGCTCAAGCCGGTGTTTGTCGATATCGACCCCGAGACATTTAACCTCGACACCGAGCAGGTGCAGGACATCATCACCGAGAAGACGCGCGCGATCATGCCCGTCCACCTGTTCGGGCAGATGGCGGATATGGATGATGTGCTCGACCTGGCCGAGAAGCACGAGCTGTCGGTCATCGAAGACGCGGCCCAGGCCATCGGCGCACGCCAGCACGACGCGCACGCCGGCTCGCTGGGACACTGCGGCTGCTTCAGCTTCTTCCCCTCCAAGAACCTGGGCGGCGCGGGCGATGCCGGGCTCGTCACCACCAACGACGAGACCGTCGCCAAGCGTCTGCGCATGCTGCGCAACCACGGCGCACACGGCGGCTACTACCACGACGAGGTCGGCGGCAACTTCCGTATCGACACGCTCCAGGCCGCGTACCTCTCGGTCAAGCTCAAGCACCTCGATGCCTGGCACGAGGGCCGACGCGAGAACGCCGCCTTCTACGACGAGCAGCTCGCGGATGTGAAGCAGGTCAAGACGCCGGTCATCGCCGAGGGCAACCAGTCGATCTATAACCAGTACGTCATCCGCGCCGAGAACCGCGACGAATTGCAGCAGTACCTGGGCCAGGCGGGCGTCGGCTCGGCGGTGTACTACCCGCTATGCCTGCACATGCAAAAATGCTTCGAGGAGTTCGGCTACAGCCGGGGCGACTTCCCCCACGCCGAACACGCGTGTAGCGAAGTCCTCGCGCTGCCGATCTTCCCCGAGCTGAGCGACGAGCAGCAGTCGCACGTCGCGGAGACGATCAAGCGGTTTTATCAGTAG